The following proteins are co-located in the Tachysurus vachellii isolate PV-2020 chromosome 17, HZAU_Pvac_v1, whole genome shotgun sequence genome:
- the mntb gene encoding MAX network transcriptional repressor b isoform X1, whose translation MSIDTLLEAARYLEWQAQQQQITREEDERRQKTVLSRGAEPKRSGIVATSIQPAQVNHTIWADEARIEPHNHQPRPPAPPPVPVPAPAPVPALHPPMPIAVIPIPVVSANSATSALHTASPIPVVTSLATALSPPGAPLLNHVVKDIHSPSQQQHQHFQHLQHRPLIPHVKAEGSNLPQSGTSPKQQPQALLQPYPAPVITPQHALLAQPALTQPQNHVSQPARPNGATLEDTRGLEGKRRPGGAGTREVHNKLEKNRRAHLKECFETLKRNVPNVDEKKTSNLSVLRSALRYIQTLKRKEKEYEHEMEKLAREKIATQQRLAELKNDLSQCMDIMEIDRIVRQTVQPEDDQASTSTASEGEDNFEQDAEDGAPPSSRSSVLGCHPALSEQRAPVLPPPPSILPSHIAFQHKPTNPPQPQSTAIAPQPSVIAHASVSHASVIQAVNHVLPTASKPIGHITVHPVTLYPQTVAVSQPQVLGHITQTLAHHPQSHSHVNGAAVGQQGAVVGKPTAVVAHHHAGLVGQAVLNPVTMVTVPPFPVSTLKLA comes from the exons ATGAGTATTGATACACTGCTGGAGGCGGCTAGATATCTGGAGTGGCAAGCCCAGCAACAACAGATTACACGTG AGGAAGATGAGCGACGACAAAAAACCGTCCTGTCTCGTGGAGCAGAACCCAAACGCTCCGGAATCGTTGCCACGTCCATCCAGCCAGCGCAGGTCAATCACACAATCTGGGCTGATGAGGCTCGAATAGAGCCTCACAACCACCAGCCACGCCCTCCAGCCCCACCACCAGTCCCAGTCCCAGCCCCAGCCCCAGTTCCTGCCTTACATCCACCCATGCCAATCGCAGTCATCCCAATCCCTGTGGTTTCTGCTAACTCCGCAACATCGGCGCTCCATACGGCGTCCCCCATACCGGTGGTAACTTCTCTGGCTACAGCACTATCCCCTCCAGGTGCTCCTTTACTCAACCATGTAGTGAAGGACATACACTCTCCCTCacagcagcagcatcagcatTTCCAGCACCTTCAGCATCGACCGCTGATCCCCCACGTGAAGGCGGAAGGCAGCAACTTGCCTCAGTCAGGAACCAGTCCCAAGCAGCAACCTCAGGCCCTGCTGCAGCCGTACCCGGCGCCCGTCATCACCCCCCAGCATGCCCTGTTGGCCCAGCCTGCTCTCACACAGCCTCAGAACCACGTGTCACAACCGGCCCGGCCAAACGGCGCAACCTTGGAGGACACCCGTGGCCTGGAGGGCAAGAGGCGACCCGGAGG AGCAGGAACCAGGGAGGTGCACAATAAGCTAGAAAAGAATAG ACGTGCGCATCTGAAGGAATGCTTCGAGACCCTCAAGAGAAACGTCCCCAACGTGGACGAGAAGAAGACGTCCAATCTGAGCGTGCTCCGAAGCGCCCTGCGCTACATCCAG ACGCTAAAGCGCAAGGAAAAGGAATACGAGCACGAGATGGAGAAGCTGGCGAGGGAGAAGATCGCCACTCAGCAGAGACTGGCCGAGCTGAAGAACGACCTGAGTCAGTGCATGGACATCATGGAGATCGACCGCATCGTCCGGCAGACGGTCCAGCCTGAAGATGACCAGGCTTCCACATCGACGGCGTCAG AAGGCGAAGACAACTTCGAACAGGATGCCGAAGACGGAGCCCCGCCCTCATCCCGCTCCTCAGTCCTGGGATGTCATCCTGCACTGTCTGAGCAACGCGCCCccgttcttcctcctcctccgtcCATCCTTCCCTCCCACATTGCCTTCCAGCACAAACCGACCAACCCTCCACAACCCCAGAGCACGGCCATCGCGCCTCAACCCAGCGTCATCGCACACGCCTCCGTGTCTCACGCCTCCGTCATCCAGGCGGTCAACCACGTGCTACCGACTGCTTCCAAACCCATCGGGCACATAACCGTCCACCCGGTGACCCTTTACCCGCAGACGGTGGCTGTCTCGCAGCCGCAAGTTCTGGGCCACATTACACAGACGCTGGCTCATCACCCCCAGAGCCACAGCCACGTCAATGGTGCAGCAGTGGGGCAGCAGGGCGCCGTGGTGGGAAAACCCACAGCTGTAGTGGCTCACCATCATGCGGGTCTTGTGGGGCAGGCTGTGCTTAACCCAGTGACAATGGTGACTGTACCGCCTTTTCCTGTCAGCACACTTAAGCTAGCATGA
- the mntb gene encoding MAX network transcriptional repressor b isoform X2 — MSIDTLLEAARYLEWQAQQQQITREEDERRQKTVLSRGAEPKRSGIVATSIQPAQVNHTIWADEARIEPHNHQPRPPAPPPVPVPAPAPVPALHPPMPIAVIPIPVVSANSATSALHTASPIPVVTSLATALSPPGAPLLNHVVKDIHSPSQQQHQHFQHLQHRPLIPHVKAEGSNLPQSGTSPKQQPQALLQPYPAPVITPQHALLAQPALTQPQNHVSQPARPNGATLEDTRGLEGKRRPGGRAHLKECFETLKRNVPNVDEKKTSNLSVLRSALRYIQTLKRKEKEYEHEMEKLAREKIATQQRLAELKNDLSQCMDIMEIDRIVRQTVQPEDDQASTSTASEGEDNFEQDAEDGAPPSSRSSVLGCHPALSEQRAPVLPPPPSILPSHIAFQHKPTNPPQPQSTAIAPQPSVIAHASVSHASVIQAVNHVLPTASKPIGHITVHPVTLYPQTVAVSQPQVLGHITQTLAHHPQSHSHVNGAAVGQQGAVVGKPTAVVAHHHAGLVGQAVLNPVTMVTVPPFPVSTLKLA, encoded by the exons ATGAGTATTGATACACTGCTGGAGGCGGCTAGATATCTGGAGTGGCAAGCCCAGCAACAACAGATTACACGTG AGGAAGATGAGCGACGACAAAAAACCGTCCTGTCTCGTGGAGCAGAACCCAAACGCTCCGGAATCGTTGCCACGTCCATCCAGCCAGCGCAGGTCAATCACACAATCTGGGCTGATGAGGCTCGAATAGAGCCTCACAACCACCAGCCACGCCCTCCAGCCCCACCACCAGTCCCAGTCCCAGCCCCAGCCCCAGTTCCTGCCTTACATCCACCCATGCCAATCGCAGTCATCCCAATCCCTGTGGTTTCTGCTAACTCCGCAACATCGGCGCTCCATACGGCGTCCCCCATACCGGTGGTAACTTCTCTGGCTACAGCACTATCCCCTCCAGGTGCTCCTTTACTCAACCATGTAGTGAAGGACATACACTCTCCCTCacagcagcagcatcagcatTTCCAGCACCTTCAGCATCGACCGCTGATCCCCCACGTGAAGGCGGAAGGCAGCAACTTGCCTCAGTCAGGAACCAGTCCCAAGCAGCAACCTCAGGCCCTGCTGCAGCCGTACCCGGCGCCCGTCATCACCCCCCAGCATGCCCTGTTGGCCCAGCCTGCTCTCACACAGCCTCAGAACCACGTGTCACAACCGGCCCGGCCAAACGGCGCAACCTTGGAGGACACCCGTGGCCTGGAGGGCAAGAGGCGACCCGGAGG ACGTGCGCATCTGAAGGAATGCTTCGAGACCCTCAAGAGAAACGTCCCCAACGTGGACGAGAAGAAGACGTCCAATCTGAGCGTGCTCCGAAGCGCCCTGCGCTACATCCAG ACGCTAAAGCGCAAGGAAAAGGAATACGAGCACGAGATGGAGAAGCTGGCGAGGGAGAAGATCGCCACTCAGCAGAGACTGGCCGAGCTGAAGAACGACCTGAGTCAGTGCATGGACATCATGGAGATCGACCGCATCGTCCGGCAGACGGTCCAGCCTGAAGATGACCAGGCTTCCACATCGACGGCGTCAG AAGGCGAAGACAACTTCGAACAGGATGCCGAAGACGGAGCCCCGCCCTCATCCCGCTCCTCAGTCCTGGGATGTCATCCTGCACTGTCTGAGCAACGCGCCCccgttcttcctcctcctccgtcCATCCTTCCCTCCCACATTGCCTTCCAGCACAAACCGACCAACCCTCCACAACCCCAGAGCACGGCCATCGCGCCTCAACCCAGCGTCATCGCACACGCCTCCGTGTCTCACGCCTCCGTCATCCAGGCGGTCAACCACGTGCTACCGACTGCTTCCAAACCCATCGGGCACATAACCGTCCACCCGGTGACCCTTTACCCGCAGACGGTGGCTGTCTCGCAGCCGCAAGTTCTGGGCCACATTACACAGACGCTGGCTCATCACCCCCAGAGCCACAGCCACGTCAATGGTGCAGCAGTGGGGCAGCAGGGCGCCGTGGTGGGAAAACCCACAGCTGTAGTGGCTCACCATCATGCGGGTCTTGTGGGGCAGGCTGTGCTTAACCCAGTGACAATGGTGACTGTACCGCCTTTTCCTGTCAGCACACTTAAGCTAGCATGA
- the septin4a gene encoding septin 4a isoform X3 yields the protein MDYPRTSTDRFIRAMFKQHEPELSSLSLKEPENTKLVYTMRDLPPRTGHTFPRREMHVMDKDLGGRTRSHSPDTPTFMRRVRRNLQGSEPDLLHRCHFTSQSSLESPLSPSRAKSPWSRLDPYDSPEDQDKEYVGFATLPSQVHRKSVKKGFAFTLMVAGESGLGKSTLVNSLFLTDVYKDRTLLNAEERISKTVEITKHTVGIEEKGVKLKLTIVDTPGFGDAVNNTESWKPVLDFVDHQFEKYFRDESGLNRRNIQDNRVHCCLYFISPYGHGLRPVDVEFMRALHEKVNLVPVLGKADCLTPLELSQKKTKIREEIQRFGINIYQFPECDSDTDDDIKIQDQDLKDSVPFAVVGSNILVEIKGRRVRGRVYPWGVVEVENPAHSDFLKLRNMLVRTHMQDLKDVTQETHYENYRSECIRNMTRMVVRERKLSLCKYLRESSTDLPLVPLDDETERLIWEKDEELLRMQEMLQRIQDQMQHGN from the exons ATGGATTACCCAAGAACAAGCACAGACCGCTTTATCAGGGCAATGTTCAAACAGCATG AACCTGAG ctGTCCAGTTTATCTTTAAAGGAACCCGAGAACACAAAGCTGGTGTATACCATGAGAGATCTGCCTCCCAGAACAGGACACACGTTTCCTAGACGAGAGATGCACGTGATGGACAAGGACCTGGGCGGAAGAACTCGTTCCCACTCCCCTGACACACCAACTTTCATGCGTCGAGTGAGAAGGAACCTGCAGGGCTCAGAACCAGACCTGCTGCACCGCTGTCACTTCACTTCCCAAAGCTCTCTAGAGTCTCCGCTTAGTCCTTCACGAGCTAAGAGCCCCTGGAGTAGACTAGATCCTTATGATTCTCCTGAG gATCAAGATAAGGAATATGTTGGATTTGCAACACTTCCCAGCCAAGTGCACAGGAAATCTGTGAAAAAAGGCTTTGCCTTTACACTGATGGTAGCCG GGGAGTCTGGCTTAGGAAAGTCCACATTGGTCAACAGCCTTTTCCTAACAGATGTCTACAAGGACAGGACACTGCTGAACGCTGAAG AAAGGATCAGCAAAACAGTGGAAATCACTAAACATACCGTCGGTATTGAAGAGAAAGGTGTGAAACTCAAGCTCACCATTGTGGACACACCAGGCTTTGGAGATGCTGTCAACAACACTGAAAG CTGGAAGCCGGTTTTGGATTTTGTTGACCATCAGTTTGAGAAGTACTTCAGGGACGAAAGTGGGTTGAACCGCAGGAACATTCAGGACAACCGAGTCCATTGCTGCCTCTATTTCATCTCACCATATGGccatgg CCTCAGGCCGGTAGACGTGGAGTTTATGAGAGCTCTACATGAGAAGGTCAACCTGGTGCCTGTGCTGGGTAAAGCAGACTGCCTCACACCACTGGAGCTGTCACAGAAGAAAACAAAG ATCCGAGAGGAAATCCAGAGGTTCGGGATCAACATCTACCAGTTCCCTGAGTGTGACTCGGACACGGACGATGACATTAAAATCCAAGATCAAGACCTGAAA GATAGCGTTCCCTTTGCTGTGGTCGGCAGTAACATTCTTGTCGAAATCAAAGGCAGGAGAGTCCGAGGCCGTGTGTATCCTTGGGGTGTGGTCGAAG TGGAAAATCCCGCCCACTCGGACTTCCTGAAGCTTAGGAACATGCTGGTTCGTACCCACATGCAGGACCTAAAGGACGTGACGCAGGAAACCCATTATGAGAACTACCGCTCTGAGTGCATCCGGAACATGACACGCATGGtggtcagagagagaaagctcag TCTGTGTAAATATCTGAGAGAGAGCAGTACAGACTTACCTCTGGTGCCTCTGGACGACGAAACCGAGCGGCTCATTTGGGAGAAAGACGAGGAG CTACTAAGAATGCAAGAGATGCTGCAAAGGATCCAAGACCAAATGCAGCATGGAAACTGA
- the septin4a gene encoding septin 4a isoform X2 has protein sequence MEPENTKLVYTMRDLPPRTGHTFPRREMHVMDKDLGGRTRSHSPDTPTFMRRVRRNLQGSEPDLLHRCHFTSQSSLESPLSPSRAKSPWSRLDPYDSPEDQDKEYVGFATLPSQVHRKSVKKGFAFTLMVAGESGLGKSTLVNSLFLTDVYKDRTLLNAEERISKTVEITKHTVGIEEKGVKLKLTIVDTPGFGDAVNNTESWKPVLDFVDHQFEKYFRDESGLNRRNIQDNRVHCCLYFISPYGHGLRPVDVEFMRALHEKVNLVPVLGKADCLTPLELSQKKTKIREEIQRFGINIYQFPECDSDTDDDIKIQDQDLKDSVPFAVVGSNILVEIKGRRVRGRVYPWGVVEVENPAHSDFLKLRNMLVRTHMQDLKDVTQETHYENYRSECIRNMTRMVVRERKLSLCKYLRESSTDLPLVPLDDETERLIWEKDEELLRMQEMLQRIQDQMQHGN, from the exons ATG GAACCCGAGAACACAAAGCTGGTGTATACCATGAGAGATCTGCCTCCCAGAACAGGACACACGTTTCCTAGACGAGAGATGCACGTGATGGACAAGGACCTGGGCGGAAGAACTCGTTCCCACTCCCCTGACACACCAACTTTCATGCGTCGAGTGAGAAGGAACCTGCAGGGCTCAGAACCAGACCTGCTGCACCGCTGTCACTTCACTTCCCAAAGCTCTCTAGAGTCTCCGCTTAGTCCTTCACGAGCTAAGAGCCCCTGGAGTAGACTAGATCCTTATGATTCTCCTGAG gATCAAGATAAGGAATATGTTGGATTTGCAACACTTCCCAGCCAAGTGCACAGGAAATCTGTGAAAAAAGGCTTTGCCTTTACACTGATGGTAGCCG GGGAGTCTGGCTTAGGAAAGTCCACATTGGTCAACAGCCTTTTCCTAACAGATGTCTACAAGGACAGGACACTGCTGAACGCTGAAG AAAGGATCAGCAAAACAGTGGAAATCACTAAACATACCGTCGGTATTGAAGAGAAAGGTGTGAAACTCAAGCTCACCATTGTGGACACACCAGGCTTTGGAGATGCTGTCAACAACACTGAAAG CTGGAAGCCGGTTTTGGATTTTGTTGACCATCAGTTTGAGAAGTACTTCAGGGACGAAAGTGGGTTGAACCGCAGGAACATTCAGGACAACCGAGTCCATTGCTGCCTCTATTTCATCTCACCATATGGccatgg CCTCAGGCCGGTAGACGTGGAGTTTATGAGAGCTCTACATGAGAAGGTCAACCTGGTGCCTGTGCTGGGTAAAGCAGACTGCCTCACACCACTGGAGCTGTCACAGAAGAAAACAAAG ATCCGAGAGGAAATCCAGAGGTTCGGGATCAACATCTACCAGTTCCCTGAGTGTGACTCGGACACGGACGATGACATTAAAATCCAAGATCAAGACCTGAAA GATAGCGTTCCCTTTGCTGTGGTCGGCAGTAACATTCTTGTCGAAATCAAAGGCAGGAGAGTCCGAGGCCGTGTGTATCCTTGGGGTGTGGTCGAAG TGGAAAATCCCGCCCACTCGGACTTCCTGAAGCTTAGGAACATGCTGGTTCGTACCCACATGCAGGACCTAAAGGACGTGACGCAGGAAACCCATTATGAGAACTACCGCTCTGAGTGCATCCGGAACATGACACGCATGGtggtcagagagagaaagctcag TCTGTGTAAATATCTGAGAGAGAGCAGTACAGACTTACCTCTGGTGCCTCTGGACGACGAAACCGAGCGGCTCATTTGGGAGAAAGACGAGGAG CTACTAAGAATGCAAGAGATGCTGCAAAGGATCCAAGACCAAATGCAGCATGGAAACTGA
- the septin4a gene encoding septin 4a isoform X1 codes for MNLNKLSVCVNQLSSLSLKEPENTKLVYTMRDLPPRTGHTFPRREMHVMDKDLGGRTRSHSPDTPTFMRRVRRNLQGSEPDLLHRCHFTSQSSLESPLSPSRAKSPWSRLDPYDSPEDQDKEYVGFATLPSQVHRKSVKKGFAFTLMVAGESGLGKSTLVNSLFLTDVYKDRTLLNAEERISKTVEITKHTVGIEEKGVKLKLTIVDTPGFGDAVNNTESWKPVLDFVDHQFEKYFRDESGLNRRNIQDNRVHCCLYFISPYGHGLRPVDVEFMRALHEKVNLVPVLGKADCLTPLELSQKKTKIREEIQRFGINIYQFPECDSDTDDDIKIQDQDLKDSVPFAVVGSNILVEIKGRRVRGRVYPWGVVEVENPAHSDFLKLRNMLVRTHMQDLKDVTQETHYENYRSECIRNMTRMVVRERKLSLCKYLRESSTDLPLVPLDDETERLIWEKDEELLRMQEMLQRIQDQMQHGN; via the exons ATGAATCTCAATaaactttctgtgtgtgtgaatcagctGTCCAGTTTATCTTTAAAGGAACCCGAGAACACAAAGCTGGTGTATACCATGAGAGATCTGCCTCCCAGAACAGGACACACGTTTCCTAGACGAGAGATGCACGTGATGGACAAGGACCTGGGCGGAAGAACTCGTTCCCACTCCCCTGACACACCAACTTTCATGCGTCGAGTGAGAAGGAACCTGCAGGGCTCAGAACCAGACCTGCTGCACCGCTGTCACTTCACTTCCCAAAGCTCTCTAGAGTCTCCGCTTAGTCCTTCACGAGCTAAGAGCCCCTGGAGTAGACTAGATCCTTATGATTCTCCTGAG gATCAAGATAAGGAATATGTTGGATTTGCAACACTTCCCAGCCAAGTGCACAGGAAATCTGTGAAAAAAGGCTTTGCCTTTACACTGATGGTAGCCG GGGAGTCTGGCTTAGGAAAGTCCACATTGGTCAACAGCCTTTTCCTAACAGATGTCTACAAGGACAGGACACTGCTGAACGCTGAAG AAAGGATCAGCAAAACAGTGGAAATCACTAAACATACCGTCGGTATTGAAGAGAAAGGTGTGAAACTCAAGCTCACCATTGTGGACACACCAGGCTTTGGAGATGCTGTCAACAACACTGAAAG CTGGAAGCCGGTTTTGGATTTTGTTGACCATCAGTTTGAGAAGTACTTCAGGGACGAAAGTGGGTTGAACCGCAGGAACATTCAGGACAACCGAGTCCATTGCTGCCTCTATTTCATCTCACCATATGGccatgg CCTCAGGCCGGTAGACGTGGAGTTTATGAGAGCTCTACATGAGAAGGTCAACCTGGTGCCTGTGCTGGGTAAAGCAGACTGCCTCACACCACTGGAGCTGTCACAGAAGAAAACAAAG ATCCGAGAGGAAATCCAGAGGTTCGGGATCAACATCTACCAGTTCCCTGAGTGTGACTCGGACACGGACGATGACATTAAAATCCAAGATCAAGACCTGAAA GATAGCGTTCCCTTTGCTGTGGTCGGCAGTAACATTCTTGTCGAAATCAAAGGCAGGAGAGTCCGAGGCCGTGTGTATCCTTGGGGTGTGGTCGAAG TGGAAAATCCCGCCCACTCGGACTTCCTGAAGCTTAGGAACATGCTGGTTCGTACCCACATGCAGGACCTAAAGGACGTGACGCAGGAAACCCATTATGAGAACTACCGCTCTGAGTGCATCCGGAACATGACACGCATGGtggtcagagagagaaagctcag TCTGTGTAAATATCTGAGAGAGAGCAGTACAGACTTACCTCTGGTGCCTCTGGACGACGAAACCGAGCGGCTCATTTGGGAGAAAGACGAGGAG CTACTAAGAATGCAAGAGATGCTGCAAAGGATCCAAGACCAAATGCAGCATGGAAACTGA
- the LOC132859630 gene encoding septin-5-like — protein MDPKDSKHKSDKEEPLEGCSYLLDITDAELEKRFLWTSCLLQNKSKRDLESSNRDFSDETRPDTASDLETCSEGILHYTSPLPMHKWVHQVDPNDNSTIPLFYNPSSPCRCSDPYKPSEDQGKDIVGLHTLLCQVQRKALKKGFEFTLMVVGESGLGKSTLINTIFHTELYKDRTSDEAKGKTNKTLAITKKRLEVVEKGVKLHVNIVDTPGFGDAIDNTNSWNAVVDYIDQQFEMYRNAEICVDRKSIPDSRVHCCLYFISPTGHGLKPIDVEFMKALHKKVNIVPVLAKADTLTRSETHYMKTRILDEIDRNKIKIYDIPECDSDDDENLRKHNTLLKNSIPFAVIGSNTTVERNGQNVQARVYPWGIIEVENPAHCDFMLLRNMLLHIHMLNLRDKTDGLYESYRTQILCQKQNPSTNLDSV, from the exons ATGGACCCAAAAGATAGCAAAC ACAAATCGGACAAAGAGGAACCTCTTGAAGGTTGCAGCTACTTGCTGGATATTACAG ATGCTGAGTTAGAAAAGAGGTTCTTG tGGACCAGCTGTTTATTACAAAACAAGAGTAAAAGGGATTTAGAAAGCAGCAACAGAGACTTTTCCGATGAAACCAGACCGGATACAGCAAGCGACTTGGAGACCTGCTCAGAGGGCATTCTTCATTATACATCCCCATTGCCTATGCACAAATGGGTTCATCAGGTGGATCCGAATGATAACAGCACTATTCCACTGTTCTACAACCCAAGTAGTCCGTGTAGATGTTCTGACCCATATAAACCCTCAGAG GACCAAGGAAAGGACATTGTTGGTCTTCATACGCTGTTGTGCCAAGTCCAGCGAAAAGCATTGAAAAAGGGATTTGAGTTCACACTGATGGTAGTAg GTGAGTCTGGCTTGGGCAAGTCCACTCTTATCAACACCATCTTTCATACTGAGCTGTATAAGGACCGGACTTCTGATGAAGCTAAAG gaaagacaaataaaactcTAGCAATTACAAAGAAGAGATTAGAAGTTGTTGAAAAGGGAGTTAAGCTACATGTCAACATAGTGGATACTCCAGGATTTGGAGATGCTATCGACAACACTAACAG TTGGAATGCTGTGGTAGATTATATTGACCAGCAGTTTGAGATGTACAGAAATGCAGAGATCTGTGTAGACCGTAAAAGTATTCCGGACAGTCGGGTGCATTGCTGCCTCTATTTCATCTCGCCTACTGGACACGG CCTCAAACCGATTGATGTAGAGTTCATGAAGGCGCTTCATAAGAAGGTCAACATAGTGCCCGTGCTGGCTAAAGCAGACACCCTGACTCGCTCAGAGACTCATTATATGAAAACCAGG ATTTTGGATGAGATTGATAGAAACAAGATCAAAATCTATGACATCCCAGAATGTGACTCAGATGACGATGAGAACCTAAGAAAACACAACACTCTCCTGAAG AATAGCATACCATTCGCAGTAATCGGGAGCAACACAACAGTGGAGAGAAACGGCCAGAACGTTCAAGCTCGTGTTTATCCATGGGGCATTATAGAAG TGGAGAACCCCGCTCACTGTGACTTTATGCTCCTGAGGAACATGCTGTTACATATACACATGCTGAACCTGAGAGACAAGACTGATGGATTGTATGAGAGTTACCGTACACAGATCTTGTGCCAGAAGCAAAACCCTTCTACTAATCTG GATTCTGTTTGA